The genomic segment GAGAGCCTCGAGATTGGCGATCGTTCCGCTTGAGGTCAGATGTCCCAGAAAGTCCGGGGCCTCCCAGCCGAACATCCGGGCAATATGGGCCACGGCTTCGATCTCCATCTCGGAGCTGGCACGGCCCCCATCCCGAGCGTGGTTATTCGGATTGATGACCATGGCCAGCGCGTAAGCGGCTCGCGCGACGGGGTGGGGCGGCTTGAGCATCTGACCGGCATAGAAAGGGTGGAAATAGGGGTAGTTGTCGCCGAGCCGGACGGCCGTCTCCTCAAGCACCGCGGCGATGGAACCGGCCTCGGCGGGAGTAATTTCAGGGGTAGCGGGAAGGTCGGAAAACTGGTTGGCGAGGCGGGCGGCGGCGGCGGCGAGCAGGCCTGGAACCGGGTCCTTAGCGGGGTCTTGAGGCATGACCCATCATAGCGGGAGGGGGCTTGGCAGGTTACTGATTTGCAGAGGCTTGGCGGAGGCCCGAATCGGGAAAAGGGACTGATGAACAACAATTTGTGCCTCGATTTCCACGAGGCGATGCTACAATCTGCTCAGCGTTAGAGTCGAACCGGGCGTGAGCAGTTCCTCGCCCAACCAAGCAAGATTCTGCCAGTGGTCGCTCCGATTCATCCAGCGCAAATCAATACTCAGGAAACAAGATCAAAATGGAACAAGGTACTGTGAAGTGGTTCAATGACGCGAAGGGCTTCGGCTTCATCTCGCGTCAGAACGGCGAAGACGTCTTCGTGCACTACTCGGCGATCAACTCCCAGGGCTTCAAGAGCCTGCAGGAAGGCCAAGCCGTGCAGTTCAATGTGGTGAAGGGGCCCAAGGGTTGGCAGGCAGCGGACGTTCAGCCTCTCTAATCTCTTGGCCGGATTCGGCAGAATCTTAGCAAACGGAACGGGCTGGGTGAAAACCCAGCCCGTTTTGTTTTGCCATGACCCACGAGAGTGGCACCGCGTGGCAGATAGAATTCAAATCACTCATGTTTGCTACTGAATGCTGGCGTCGCTGGATTGTATGCGTGATTGTTGGGATCACCGGTGCGTGCGCCTTTGCCCAAGCTCCGGCGCCGAAAGCGCCCGCCCCCTGGGCCATTGAGATTCACGGTGGCGCGGGCGAGGCCGAGTGGCTCAGCATGGACCAGGCGACCGCGGATGCCTACCGGGCCTCTCTGGCACGGGCCCTCGCAGCCGGATCAGCCGTGCTCGAAAAGCATGGCACCGCCATGGACGCCGTCCAGGCCGCCGTCGAGGTGCTTGAGGACGACCCGCTGTTCAACGCGGGCCGCGGCTCCGCGTTTGCCGCCGACGCAACCAACGAAATGGATGCATCCATCATGAACGGAATCGATACGACCGGAGCCGGAGTGGCGGGTGTCCACTTTACGCGGCATCCCATCCAGCTGGCGCGCGCCGTCATGGAACACACCCAGTACGTGCTCATGGCCGGCCCCGGCGCCGACGCATTTTCAAAGCAACAGGGCCTGGAGCAGGAGCCGACCAGCTACTTCTTCACCGAGATGCGCTGGAAGGAGTTCGAAGAGGTGATGCGCAAGAGCA from the Occallatibacter riparius genome contains:
- a CDS encoding cold-shock protein, with protein sequence MEQGTVKWFNDAKGFGFISRQNGEDVFVHYSAINSQGFKSLQEGQAVQFNVVKGPKGWQAADVQPL
- a CDS encoding isoaspartyl peptidase/L-asparaginase family protein, which translates into the protein MFATECWRRWIVCVIVGITGACAFAQAPAPKAPAPWAIEIHGGAGEAEWLSMDQATADAYRASLARALAAGSAVLEKHGTAMDAVQAAVEVLEDDPLFNAGRGSAFAADATNEMDASIMNGIDTTGAGVAGVHFTRHPIQLARAVMEHTQYVLMAGPGADAFSKQQGLEQEPTSYFFTEMRWKEFEEVMRKSNRPVPARPAGAPPPPAQSSKLAPGIFSHLFGTVGAVARDSSGHLAAATSTGGMQGKLPGRIGDSPILGAGTYADDKGCAVSGTGVGEYFIRLSLAHQVGELCRKGEAPQHAADQLIHTDLPALPGGEGGVIVLGRTGMPVWSNNTLGMFHARQIQGGQPEVWVK